In a genomic window of Methanosarcina horonobensis HB-1 = JCM 15518:
- a CDS encoding dsDNA nuclease domain-containing protein, with the protein MSKSKRKKGKVTSKNSYDLTKVENSRDGGAVALTGFDYQCLYSCYTLLKFLRDETALIRLEGLEDIDTYVLEKTKHIEHIQVKYSENRQDASYLKSILKNFLEVYLHDISNNSRAFVLIYDFNIADGNFKKLVNRRDDEKLDNNAIEYWTNIIKQIQESTPYWNWERYRFGDFIRCLKFERVNRGSIKASIEPMLIERYDISTGNEILYARSLFYLCFSKMKNRESIDKSELDKYILEVREDINRGAVNPAVHWIKPIDFRKISASNDGMYYEGKKADPADIVAGLPVPRPDLENKIKSTINDSTIIIIKSSSGQGKTTLAWRVAYELSNNYSVYLLSWCMDSKELDSIVEYIRSRIKVGELPLIVLDNLDAQLKEWNRLAQILQMHVGSNYRLLITTRESDWYLYSGDQSNRELPLPKLFAKLRVLREELPESPLRLMATSHTGSSPRSAGDGI; encoded by the coding sequence ATGTCAAAAAGTAAAAGGAAAAAAGGGAAAGTGACATCAAAAAACAGTTACGACCTTACCAAAGTTGAAAATTCAAGAGATGGTGGGGCAGTTGCGCTGACTGGATTCGATTATCAATGTCTTTATTCCTGTTACACATTGCTTAAGTTTCTAAGGGATGAAACTGCATTGATTCGTCTTGAGGGCTTAGAAGATATTGATACTTATGTTCTTGAAAAAACTAAACATATTGAACATATTCAGGTGAAATATTCTGAAAACCGACAGGATGCAAGTTATTTAAAAAGCATTCTGAAAAATTTTCTTGAAGTATATTTACATGACATTTCAAATAATTCTCGCGCTTTTGTTTTGATATATGATTTTAACATTGCTGATGGTAATTTCAAAAAACTTGTTAACCGTAGAGATGATGAGAAATTGGATAACAATGCCATAGAGTATTGGACAAATATCATCAAACAGATTCAAGAAAGTACACCTTATTGGAACTGGGAAAGATACCGCTTTGGAGATTTTATAAGGTGCCTCAAATTTGAACGAGTGAATCGAGGCTCGATTAAAGCGTCAATTGAGCCAATGCTGATTGAACGATATGACATTTCAACCGGCAATGAAATATTGTATGCACGTTCATTATTCTACCTGTGCTTCTCTAAAATGAAGAATAGAGAAAGCATCGACAAAAGTGAGTTGGACAAATACATCCTTGAAGTTAGGGAAGATATTAACCGAGGTGCGGTGAATCCTGCCGTGCATTGGATAAAGCCAATCGATTTTAGGAAGATATCTGCTTCAAACGATGGGATGTACTACGAAGGGAAAAAGGCCGATCCAGCTGACATTGTAGCAGGGCTCCCTGTACCTAGACCAGATTTAGAAAATAAGATAAAAAGCACAATAAATGACAGCACCATAATCATTATAAAGTCATCTAGCGGACAAGGAAAAACAACCCTTGCTTGGCGTGTTGCATATGAACTAAGCAATAACTATTCAGTCTATCTTCTTTCTTGGTGCATGGACTCCAAAGAACTTGATTCCATTGTTGAGTATATACGTTCGCGAATTAAGGTTGGTGAGCTCCCCTTAATAGTACTAGATAATTTAGATGCGCAGTTAAAAGAATGGAACCGTTTAGCCCAAATATTGCAAATGCACGTTGGCAGCAATTACAGGTTATTGATTACAACACGGGAAAGTGATTGGTATTTATATTCTGGGGATCAGAGTAATCGTGAACTACCCCTCCCTAAACTCTTCGCGAAGCTCAGAGTTTTGAGGGAGGAGCTTCCTGAGTCACCCCTCCGCCTAATGGCGACAAGTCATACAGGCTCTTCCCCGCGTTCCGCAGGTGATGGAATTTGA